In Flavobacterium sp. N3904, one DNA window encodes the following:
- a CDS encoding alpha-glucosidase produces the protein MKKNITFTLVLITLINILCNTMTAQEKKAPIDRKWWKEAVVYQIYPRSFKDSDGDGVGDLKGIISKLDYLKSLGIDIIWLNPIYSSPNADNGYDISDYQNIMKEFGTMKDFDALLKGMHERGMKLVMDLVVNHSSDEHKWFQESRKSRDNPYRDYYHWWPAEKGKPAFRPGAFEADGSGWRYDKTTDSYYLHYFNYKQPDLNWENPKVRQEIYSMMRWWLDKGIDGFRMDVIPFISKDPSFPVITQAELDKKYHGRWDVYMGSGPHLHEYLQEMNREVLSKYDCMSLAEGAGMLTSTALNFVDADRKELNMGYHFEGTNLGYVPGYFKKSGPYSLVDFKKIYSDWDAVYQTKGWGTIYLGNHDQPRMATRWGNDSPEFHDYSSKLLTTFLLSMRGTPYYYNGDEIGMVNAKFDKIEDYRDIEVFAEYEKVKNAGGDLKQFIEDQKTGGARDNGRTPFQWDSSTNGGFTTGTPWLKVNDNHTTLNAEAQDKDPNSVLNYFRKMVKLRKNNLVLVYGKYTLLDKDNPNVYAYTRELDGKKVLVLLNFSDKNASANTGINISKAKVLINNYATPSKTEELRPYEAKILEL, from the coding sequence ATGAAAAAGAACATCACATTTACGCTCGTATTAATTACACTAATTAATATCCTTTGCAACACTATGACAGCTCAAGAAAAAAAAGCACCTATTGATAGAAAATGGTGGAAAGAAGCCGTCGTTTACCAAATCTATCCGCGAAGTTTCAAAGACTCTGATGGAGATGGCGTAGGCGATTTGAAAGGAATTATTTCCAAACTGGACTACTTGAAAAGCTTGGGTATCGATATCATTTGGCTCAATCCCATTTACAGTTCCCCAAATGCCGATAACGGTTACGACATTTCCGATTATCAAAATATCATGAAAGAATTTGGCACCATGAAGGATTTTGATGCACTTTTAAAAGGAATGCATGAAAGAGGCATGAAATTAGTCATGGATTTAGTTGTTAATCATAGTAGTGACGAGCACAAATGGTTTCAAGAAAGCCGCAAATCACGTGACAATCCATACCGCGATTATTACCATTGGTGGCCAGCCGAAAAAGGAAAACCTGCATTTCGTCCAGGAGCTTTTGAAGCCGATGGAAGTGGTTGGAGATACGACAAAACTACAGATTCTTACTACTTACACTATTTCAATTACAAACAACCCGATTTGAATTGGGAAAATCCAAAAGTAAGACAAGAAATTTACAGTATGATGCGTTGGTGGTTGGACAAAGGCATTGACGGATTTAGAATGGATGTGATTCCTTTTATTTCCAAAGACCCAAGTTTTCCTGTAATTACACAAGCAGAATTGGACAAAAAATACCACGGTCGTTGGGATGTTTATATGGGAAGCGGTCCTCATTTACATGAATATCTTCAGGAAATGAACCGTGAAGTTTTGAGTAAATATGATTGCATGTCATTGGCCGAAGGCGCAGGAATGCTTACCTCAACAGCTTTGAATTTTGTGGATGCCGACAGAAAAGAATTAAATATGGGTTACCATTTTGAAGGAACCAATTTAGGCTACGTTCCTGGTTATTTCAAAAAATCGGGACCATACTCCTTAGTCGATTTCAAAAAAATCTACTCCGATTGGGATGCTGTTTACCAAACGAAAGGCTGGGGAACCATCTATTTAGGCAATCATGACCAACCTAGAATGGCAACAAGATGGGGAAATGATTCTCCTGAATTTCATGATTATTCCTCTAAACTGCTGACTACCTTTTTGCTTTCGATGAGAGGAACCCCCTATTATTATAACGGAGACGAAATTGGAATGGTAAATGCCAAGTTTGATAAAATTGAAGATTATCGTGATATTGAAGTTTTTGCTGAATACGAAAAAGTAAAAAATGCAGGTGGCGATTTAAAACAATTCATTGAAGATCAAAAAACAGGTGGAGCAAGAGACAACGGAAGAACGCCTTTTCAATGGGATAGTTCAACCAACGGAGGGTTTACCACTGGAACTCCTTGGTTAAAAGTAAATGACAATCACACTACTTTGAATGCCGAAGCTCAAGATAAAGACCCCAACTCAGTGTTGAATTATTTCAGAAAAATGGTTAAACTGCGCAAAAACAATCTTGTCTTGGTCTATGGAAAATACACTCTTTTGGACAAAGACAATCCAAATGTATACGCCTACACCAGAGAATTAGACGGCAAGAAAGTATTGGTATTATTAAACTTTAGCGATAAGAATGCTTCCGCAAATACTGGAATCAACATTTCGAAAGCCAAAGTTTTAATCAACAATTACGCAACACCATCAAAAACGGAAGAACTGAGACCTTATGAAGCGAAAATTTTAGAATTATAA
- a CDS encoding glycoside hydrolase family 13 protein, which yields MKKNHLLLLYIGSILFLSVNLTAQNNKTLLLKNADTKWWKEAVVYQIYPRSFKDSDGDGVGDLKGIISKLDYIKSLGIDAVWLNPIYASPNDDNGYDISDYRAIMRDFGTMEDFDLLLKEMHKRGIKLIMDLVVNHSSDEHEWFKQSRISRDNKYRDYYHWWPAEKGKPPYRWSFFDVNSDAWKYDAQTNSYYLHYFSQKQPDLNWENPKVREDIYDMMRWWLDKGIDGFRMDAFQFASKDTTWPELPKGYEKDIIKYYGVGPHLHDYLQEINREVFSKYDMMTVAEGAGSSPQDAMLFVDPARKELNMAYHFESVDIGKHLNDFGLIKYKAIFSRYDQEFKDKGWLAIFLANHDQPRMVSKFGNDSPKFRIISSKMLSTFLMTMRGTPYYYYGDELGMDNIRFNTIDDYHDLDTRNKYSALQNKGGDLKAFLEEQKQTSRENGRTPFQWDTKQNAGFTTGTPWLKVNPNYTTVNAAQQEKDPNSILNYFRKLVQLRKNEPTLIYGKFELVDETNPAIFAYTRELNGKKLLILLNFTSKNASAKTGINVSKAKVVMNNYATSSKTEELRPYEAVIYQL from the coding sequence ATGAAAAAAAACCATCTTCTATTGCTATACATTGGATCTATTCTGTTTTTATCTGTAAATCTTACTGCTCAAAACAATAAGACGCTACTATTAAAAAACGCAGACACCAAATGGTGGAAAGAAGCTGTAGTTTATCAAATCTATCCACGCAGTTTTAAGGATAGTGATGGAGATGGAGTTGGCGATTTGAAAGGGATTATTTCCAAACTGGATTATATAAAAAGTCTGGGAATTGATGCCGTTTGGCTCAACCCCATTTATGCCTCTCCAAACGATGACAATGGCTATGATATTAGTGATTATAGAGCTATTATGAGGGACTTTGGCACCATGGAAGATTTTGATCTTTTGTTGAAAGAAATGCACAAACGTGGCATCAAACTCATCATGGATCTAGTGGTCAATCACAGCAGTGACGAACACGAATGGTTCAAACAATCCAGAATTTCCAGAGATAATAAATACCGAGATTATTACCATTGGTGGCCAGCCGAAAAAGGGAAACCGCCTTACAGATGGAGCTTTTTCGATGTAAATAGTGATGCTTGGAAATACGATGCCCAAACCAACTCGTATTACCTTCATTATTTTTCACAAAAGCAACCTGATCTCAATTGGGAAAACCCAAAAGTTCGAGAAGACATTTATGATATGATGCGTTGGTGGCTGGACAAAGGTATTGATGGATTTAGAATGGATGCATTTCAGTTTGCTTCAAAAGACACCACTTGGCCAGAACTACCAAAAGGTTATGAAAAAGACATTATAAAATACTACGGAGTTGGCCCTCATTTACATGATTATTTGCAAGAAATAAACAGAGAAGTTTTTAGTAAATATGATATGATGACTGTTGCCGAAGGCGCCGGAAGTTCTCCGCAAGACGCCATGCTTTTTGTAGATCCAGCTCGAAAAGAATTAAACATGGCTTATCATTTTGAAAGTGTCGATATTGGAAAACATCTGAATGATTTTGGACTGATCAAATACAAAGCTATTTTTTCTCGATACGACCAAGAATTTAAGGATAAAGGTTGGCTGGCTATTTTTCTGGCCAATCACGATCAGCCGAGAATGGTGAGTAAATTTGGAAATGATTCCCCTAAATTCAGAATAATTTCGTCCAAAATGCTTTCTACTTTTTTAATGACAATGAGAGGAACACCCTATTATTATTACGGAGATGAATTAGGAATGGACAATATTCGTTTCAATACCATTGATGACTATCATGACCTTGACACTCGAAATAAATATAGTGCATTACAAAACAAAGGTGGTGATTTGAAGGCCTTTTTAGAAGAACAAAAACAAACCTCCAGAGAAAATGGTAGAACTCCTTTTCAATGGGATACCAAACAAAATGCAGGTTTTACAACAGGAACACCTTGGCTCAAAGTCAATCCAAATTATACTACCGTAAATGCTGCCCAACAAGAAAAGGATCCTAATTCGATATTGAATTATTTTAGAAAATTAGTTCAATTGCGTAAAAATGAACCCACATTGATTTATGGTAAATTTGAATTGGTTGACGAAACCAATCCTGCTATCTTTGCTTACACTAGAGAATTGAATGGTAAAAAACTACTAATCCTTTTGAATTTTACTTCTAAAAATGCTTCCGCAAAAACGGGAATCAACGTCTCGAAAGCAAAAGTAGTTATGAACAATTATGCAACGTCATCAAAAACAGAAGAATTGCGACCTTACGAAGCTGTTATTTATCAGTTATAG
- a CDS encoding glycoside hydrolase family 13 protein has protein sequence MNPSSTNIISKIDKKWWKEAVIYQIYPRSFKDSNGDGIGDLKGIISKLDYLKSLGIDAIWINPIYESPNDDNGYDVSDYCSILADFGTMEDFDLLMKGLKERGIKLIMDLVFNHSSDEHFWFQESRKSRDNPYRDYYYWWPAEKGIPPYRWSWFDVNSNAWKYDETTDAYYLHYFSQKQPDLNWNNPKVRQELYQVMRFWLDKGIDGFRMDAFQFISKDDSFPELPSEILGNIPEIMKFYGRGPHLHEYIQEMHREVLSQYEVMTVSEGAGASPEEAMLFVDPDRNELSMAYHLEGVEIGKHLDEYGFVNYKKLYSRWDDGFKDKGWLSIFLANHDQPRMVSKFGNDTPEFREVCSKMLSTFVVTMRGTPYYFQGDELGMVNIRFDNIDDYNDIDTKNKYIALQNEKGDLKAFLEEQKQASRENSRTPMQWDTSKNAGFSDGIPWLKVNPNYETINAEVQENDSDSVLNYFRKLVQLRKQEATLVYGSYTLLDENNPKVYAYLRTFEDKKIIVLLNFSLENAVYNCDFNLEKSTVLLCNYDTTNKTSELRPFEALILKTNE, from the coding sequence TTGAATCCCTCATCAACTAATATAATTTCAAAAATTGATAAAAAATGGTGGAAAGAAGCCGTAATTTATCAAATCTATCCTCGAAGTTTCAAAGATAGTAATGGTGATGGAATTGGCGATTTAAAAGGTATTATTTCCAAATTGGATTACCTCAAAAGTTTAGGGATTGATGCCATTTGGATTAATCCAATTTATGAATCTCCCAATGACGACAATGGATATGACGTGAGTGATTATTGCTCTATTCTTGCCGATTTTGGCACTATGGAAGATTTTGATTTGCTGATGAAAGGATTAAAAGAAAGAGGAATCAAACTCATCATGGATTTGGTATTCAATCACAGTAGCGATGAACATTTTTGGTTTCAGGAAAGTAGAAAATCTAGAGATAATCCTTATCGAGATTATTATTACTGGTGGCCGGCCGAAAAAGGAATTCCCCCTTATCGTTGGAGTTGGTTTGATGTAAATAGCAATGCTTGGAAATATGACGAAACAACTGATGCTTATTACTTGCATTATTTTTCACAAAAGCAACCCGACCTTAATTGGAACAATCCAAAAGTGCGTCAGGAATTGTATCAAGTAATGCGTTTTTGGCTAGACAAAGGCATTGATGGATTTAGAATGGATGCTTTTCAGTTTATTTCAAAGGACGATTCTTTCCCCGAATTGCCATCTGAGATTTTGGGTAATATCCCCGAAATCATGAAATTTTATGGAAGAGGCCCACATCTACACGAATACATACAAGAAATGCATCGGGAAGTTTTGAGTCAATACGAAGTAATGACCGTCTCTGAAGGCGCGGGCGCTTCTCCCGAAGAAGCAATGCTTTTTGTCGATCCAGACCGAAATGAACTGAGTATGGCCTATCACCTGGAGGGTGTAGAAATTGGCAAACACCTTGACGAATATGGCTTTGTCAACTACAAAAAACTGTATTCGAGATGGGATGACGGTTTCAAAGACAAAGGATGGCTTTCCATTTTCTTGGCCAATCACGATCAACCTAGAATGGTGAGTAAATTTGGCAATGACACTCCAGAGTTTAGGGAAGTATGTTCCAAAATGCTTTCCACATTTGTCGTTACGATGAGAGGGACACCTTATTATTTTCAAGGAGATGAATTGGGAATGGTCAATATTCGTTTTGACAACATTGATGATTACAATGATATCGACACGAAAAATAAATACATCGCTTTACAAAACGAAAAAGGAGATTTGAAGGCTTTCCTTGAAGAACAAAAACAAGCTTCACGAGAAAATTCCAGAACACCGATGCAATGGGACACATCAAAAAATGCAGGTTTTTCAGATGGCATACCTTGGTTAAAAGTGAATCCTAATTATGAAACGATTAATGCCGAAGTACAAGAAAATGATTCAGACTCTGTTTTAAATTATTTCAGAAAACTGGTTCAATTGCGCAAACAAGAAGCAACATTAGTTTATGGAAGCTATACTTTATTAGATGAAAACAATCCAAAAGTTTATGCTTATTTAAGAACATTTGAGGATAAAAAAATAATTGTTCTACTTAATTTTTCATTAGAAAATGCGGTGTATAACTGTGATTTCAACCTAGAAAAATCAACTGTATTACTTTGCAATTATGATACAACAAACAAAACCAGTGAATTAAGACCATTTGAAGCGCTTATTTTAAAGACAAACGAATAA
- a CDS encoding phosphatase PAP2 family protein, producing MKNNIQKIIFKSLLILLIGFNYACNDDISERNNQYPQLNPTNTDELAGTWKPILLTAPDEFPLDVPIATTLPAYTREINEIKSYQANITEEQKTIIAYWSVGGVLRWNEIMRTLVAKHNRPPFQNPDGTYPIPSGANPFANPEFPFSNPPYAARAYAYVSAAQYDAMIATWHYKKLYNRSAPFVVDATLPVLIPKSTLPSYPSEDAVLAGVTVELLKLLFPTEIAFIQEKAEEEKLYRIISGANVRSDVDAGISLGRKIAAKFITRASTDGAGAAVGNQDLWTLLETQTAATGETPWKSLDIPARPPMLPAFGKVKSFFMTPENVVANRPVPPPSTKSEQFAKELAEIKAFSKDNSKKHQEIVTFWADGVGTYTPPGHWNAIATEAFVDQNYSEVRWARNMALLNIAMMDAAISCWDAKYFYFNPRPSQMDPSIKTTTGVPNFPAYVSGHSTFSGAACTVLSHILPEKAEKFKAMANEASNSRLFGAIHYRSDCEKGLILGETVGTFAVARATTDGAE from the coding sequence ATGAAAAATAACATTCAAAAAATAATCTTTAAAAGTCTATTGATATTGTTAATTGGATTTAATTATGCTTGTAACGACGATATCAGCGAACGCAATAATCAATACCCTCAATTAAACCCAACCAATACAGATGAATTAGCAGGGACTTGGAAACCAATCTTATTAACTGCACCAGATGAATTTCCTCTTGATGTACCTATTGCAACAACATTGCCTGCATACACTAGAGAGATAAACGAAATCAAGAGTTACCAAGCCAATATAACCGAAGAGCAAAAAACCATAATAGCCTACTGGAGTGTTGGAGGAGTTTTGCGATGGAATGAAATCATGAGAACATTGGTTGCCAAACACAATCGTCCACCGTTTCAAAATCCTGATGGAACTTACCCTATTCCCTCTGGAGCCAATCCATTTGCCAATCCAGAATTTCCATTTTCGAATCCGCCATACGCAGCAAGAGCTTATGCTTATGTAAGTGCTGCCCAATATGACGCCATGATTGCTACTTGGCATTACAAAAAACTATACAATAGATCTGCTCCTTTTGTAGTAGATGCTACATTACCAGTTTTAATTCCAAAAAGCACTTTACCATCCTACCCTAGTGAAGATGCAGTTTTGGCAGGAGTTACAGTTGAACTATTAAAATTATTATTCCCAACAGAGATTGCTTTTATACAGGAAAAAGCGGAAGAAGAAAAACTATACCGTATCATCAGTGGTGCCAATGTACGAAGTGATGTAGATGCCGGAATTAGTTTAGGTCGAAAAATAGCAGCCAAATTCATAACCCGTGCATCAACAGATGGAGCAGGCGCAGCTGTAGGTAATCAAGATTTATGGACTCTTTTGGAAACTCAAACTGCCGCAACAGGAGAAACGCCTTGGAAATCATTAGATATTCCTGCTAGACCACCTATGTTACCAGCATTCGGAAAAGTAAAATCATTTTTTATGACTCCTGAAAATGTAGTTGCAAATCGCCCGGTGCCACCACCTTCAACCAAATCAGAACAATTTGCAAAAGAATTGGCCGAGATAAAAGCATTTAGCAAAGACAATTCTAAAAAACACCAAGAGATTGTTACTTTTTGGGCAGATGGCGTTGGAACTTATACTCCTCCAGGACATTGGAATGCTATTGCTACCGAAGCTTTTGTTGACCAAAACTATAGCGAAGTACGATGGGCAAGGAACATGGCATTATTAAATATTGCCATGATGGATGCCGCCATAAGTTGCTGGGATGCCAAGTATTTTTACTTTAATCCAAGACCATCACAAATGGATCCTTCTATAAAAACAACCACTGGTGTGCCAAATTTTCCAGCTTATGTATCGGGTCACTCAACTTTTAGTGGAGCAGCTTGCACTGTTTTGTCACATATATTACCAGAAAAGGCAGAAAAATTTAAAGCAATGGCTAATGAAGCATCTAATTCTAGGTTATTTGGAGCCATACATTACAGAAGTGATTGCGAAAAAGGCTTGATTCTTGGCGAAACAGTTGGTACCTTTGCCGTGGCAAGAGCTACAACAGATGGAGCAGAATAA
- a CDS encoding LacI family DNA-binding transcriptional regulator: MKNATLKQIADQLGISITTVSKAIKNYPDVSPATKKMVIDLATSLNYTPNSFAVNLRTRESKTIGVIIPTVDYHFFSKVFQGVLEEAEKRNYLVIILRSNEKLELEKKQLELLLNKRVDGIIISLSNETGEFEHIKNILNQNIPLVLFDKIAKLVNCSKVTINDRKAAYDATTFLINKGRKKIAHFRGSYMPQNSIDRFLGYKKALEDHNISYDSSLVYVCDNNTDLEDGYENAKKAIEDHPDLDGIFTVTDMVAVGILKYFNEIKIAIPKQIAIVGFCNSFVTEVTTPKLSTIDQPGFEIGRVAASILFDEINSKKQNSPIVFQSIELETAVLEREST; encoded by the coding sequence ATGAAAAACGCTACTCTCAAACAAATCGCTGATCAGTTAGGCATCTCTATCACTACAGTATCAAAAGCGATTAAAAACTATCCAGATGTAAGCCCCGCAACAAAAAAAATGGTTATAGATTTAGCAACTTCACTCAATTACACACCAAATAGCTTTGCCGTAAACCTTAGGACGAGAGAATCAAAAACCATAGGCGTAATTATTCCTACTGTGGATTATCATTTTTTCTCAAAAGTTTTTCAAGGTGTTTTAGAAGAGGCCGAAAAAAGGAACTACCTTGTTATTATTTTACGCTCCAATGAAAAATTAGAATTAGAAAAAAAACAATTGGAGTTATTGTTGAACAAAAGGGTCGATGGAATTATAATTTCGTTATCGAATGAAACCGGAGAATTTGAGCATATAAAAAATATATTGAATCAAAATATCCCTTTAGTCCTTTTTGACAAAATTGCCAAGTTGGTCAATTGCTCCAAAGTAACCATTAATGACAGAAAAGCCGCTTATGATGCGACCACTTTTCTAATCAACAAAGGGCGTAAAAAAATAGCTCATTTTCGTGGATCGTATATGCCACAAAATTCAATTGATCGTTTTTTAGGATATAAAAAAGCACTAGAAGATCACAATATATCCTACGATTCTTCCTTAGTATATGTTTGTGACAACAACACTGACTTAGAAGACGGCTATGAAAACGCAAAAAAAGCAATAGAAGATCATCCTGATTTAGACGGAATTTTTACAGTTACCGATATGGTTGCAGTTGGAATTCTTAAATACTTCAATGAAATAAAGATTGCAATTCCAAAACAAATTGCTATTGTTGGATTTTGTAATTCCTTTGTAACCGAAGTTACTACACCAAAACTTTCTACTATAGATCAACCCGGATTTGAAATAGGTAGAGTTGCAGCATCCATCTTATTTGATGAAATTAATTCTAAAAAACAAAATAGCCCAATTGTTTTTCAATCTATTGAATTGGAAACTGCTGTTTTAGAAAGAGAATCCACTTAA
- a CDS encoding LacI family DNA-binding transcriptional regulator has protein sequence MKDITLKEIATTLGISITTVSKALKNYPDVSAKTKQAVIDLAQNLHYTPNSFAVNLRTKESKTIGLIIPEVMHHFFSNVINAIIDEAEKNGYLVIILQSNESISLEKKQVDLLINKRVDGILMSLSNESNYDEHIQQIINRKIPFVMFDKMSKLASCSKVIIDDQKAAFNAVQHLIDVGCKKIAHIRGPLNPQNSIDRFIGYKKALEKNNIPYDSSLVYTCEKVTFQEGYDFTAQITKEHPDVDGIFVITDLAAAGVISYCNENKIKIPEQIAVIGFSNWFMSQVISPKLSSVDQPSHEMGVASFDLLLEEMNAHRDEIPFTPKTIELETSIIVRESSMK, from the coding sequence ATGAAAGACATCACTCTCAAAGAAATAGCGACTACGTTAGGGATATCTATTACTACGGTTTCAAAAGCATTAAAAAATTACCCCGATGTGAGTGCAAAAACAAAGCAAGCGGTAATAGACCTTGCCCAAAATTTACATTATACTCCCAATAGCTTTGCCGTAAACTTAAGAACAAAAGAATCCAAAACTATAGGGCTAATTATTCCTGAAGTGATGCATCATTTCTTTTCGAATGTAATTAACGCTATCATTGACGAAGCTGAAAAAAATGGTTATTTGGTTATTATTTTACAATCGAACGAATCAATTTCTTTAGAAAAAAAGCAAGTAGATCTTTTAATCAACAAAAGAGTAGATGGGATACTAATGTCACTGTCAAACGAATCAAATTACGACGAACACATTCAGCAAATCATCAACAGAAAAATTCCTTTTGTCATGTTCGACAAAATGTCAAAACTGGCTTCTTGTTCAAAAGTAATTATTGATGATCAGAAAGCTGCCTTTAATGCTGTTCAACACTTAATTGATGTTGGATGCAAAAAAATAGCACACATTAGAGGTCCTTTAAATCCACAAAATTCAATTGATCGTTTTATTGGTTATAAAAAAGCATTAGAAAAAAACAATATTCCTTATGATTCTAGCCTTGTTTATACTTGCGAAAAAGTAACATTTCAGGAAGGTTATGATTTTACAGCACAAATTACAAAAGAGCATCCAGATGTAGATGGAATTTTTGTTATCACCGATTTGGCTGCAGCTGGTGTGATATCATATTGCAATGAAAACAAAATTAAAATACCAGAACAAATTGCCGTAATTGGTTTTAGTAATTGGTTTATGTCACAGGTCATTTCGCCTAAACTAAGTTCTGTGGATCAGCCAAGTCACGAAATGGGAGTCGCTTCTTTCGATTTATTATTAGAAGAAATGAATGCTCATAGAGATGAAATACCATTTACACCAAAAACAATAGAACTAGAAACTAGCATTATTGTAAGAGAATCATCGATGAAATAA
- a CDS encoding OmpA family protein: MKIKKILYSLFLSVFLIQGYAQKTTVAKADSNYDRYAYVDAITNYEKVAEKGYKDEKMFQKLGNAYYFKAELSQAQKWYEQLFALYPNQEPEYFYRYSQALKSIGDYTKADLMLEQFNAKTGNDKRGILFKDNRNYLDEIKANSDRFQVVDAGINSTFSDYGSSFLGNKLVFSSARDTGGVSKKVFKWTNKSFTNLYWAEIKPDGEMGKPERFERKINSKFNESTPVFTQDGQTMYFTRNNFLEGKRGRDSNKNTLLKLYKATLDNEGNWDTVIELPFNSDQYSVAHPALSVDEKTLYFASDMPGTLGQSDLFRVGINADGTYGTPENLGAEINTEGRETFPFISDDNELYFATDGRPGLGGLDIFVAKIEVDNSFYNIQNVGFPINSNQDDFAFLINSKNRNGFFTSNRDGGKGYDDIYRFVENKKLTCEQTLSGLVTDLETKEILANTKMSLFDANFKPLQVTQTDAQGRYSFPVDCGKTYYIRAEKDDYQTKEGSVKTKVYSSNKDYAVALEKRVKTVGVGTDLAKTLDIPIIYFDLDKSYIRKDASFELAKVLVVMQQYPELKIEVRSHTDSRQSAKYNEKLSDKRAKATVQWLIENGIDSTRLVGKGYGESQLVNQCSDGVKCTEEEHQANRRSEFIIVSMK, translated from the coding sequence ATGAAAATTAAAAAAATACTATACAGCTTGTTTTTGAGTGTTTTCTTGATCCAAGGATATGCCCAAAAAACAACCGTTGCCAAAGCAGATTCCAATTACGATCGTTATGCCTATGTAGATGCAATAACCAACTACGAAAAAGTAGCCGAGAAAGGGTACAAAGACGAGAAAATGTTCCAGAAATTGGGAAATGCTTATTATTTTAAAGCCGAATTGTCACAAGCCCAGAAATGGTATGAGCAACTTTTTGCGTTATATCCCAATCAAGAGCCAGAATATTTTTATCGGTATTCGCAAGCCTTAAAGTCAATAGGAGATTATACCAAAGCCGATTTAATGTTAGAGCAATTTAACGCCAAAACAGGTAACGATAAAAGAGGGATTCTGTTCAAAGACAATAGGAATTATTTAGACGAAATCAAAGCCAATTCAGATCGTTTTCAAGTAGTGGATGCAGGTATAAACTCTACATTTTCAGACTATGGGAGTTCTTTTTTAGGAAATAAACTGGTCTTTTCTTCAGCAAGAGATACAGGCGGAGTTTCCAAAAAAGTGTTCAAATGGACCAATAAATCATTTACCAATTTGTACTGGGCAGAAATCAAACCCGATGGAGAAATGGGTAAACCCGAACGATTTGAGCGTAAGATCAACTCAAAGTTCAATGAATCAACTCCAGTGTTTACCCAAGACGGACAAACGATGTATTTTACTAGAAACAATTTTCTGGAAGGTAAAAGAGGAAGAGACAGCAACAAAAACACATTGTTGAAACTTTACAAAGCCACACTCGACAATGAAGGGAATTGGGATACTGTAATCGAATTGCCTTTTAATAGTGACCAATACAGCGTAGCACATCCAGCATTGAGCGTAGACGAAAAAACTTTATATTTTGCCTCCGATATGCCGGGAACTTTAGGGCAGTCGGATTTGTTTCGAGTAGGAATAAACGCTGACGGTACTTATGGGACTCCTGAAAATCTAGGAGCAGAAATCAATACCGAAGGCAGGGAAACTTTTCCATTTATCTCCGATGACAATGAACTGTATTTTGCCACTGATGGTAGACCGGGACTTGGAGGATTAGATATTTTTGTAGCCAAAATAGAAGTGGACAACAGTTTTTATAACATACAAAACGTAGGGTTTCCTATTAATAGTAATCAAGACGATTTTGCTTTTTTGATTAACAGTAAAAACAGAAATGGTTTTTTTACCTCCAATAGGGATGGAGGAAAAGGCTATGATGACATTTACCGATTTGTAGAGAACAAAAAATTGACTTGTGAGCAAACATTATCCGGGTTAGTAACCGATTTGGAAACTAAAGAAATATTGGCAAATACGAAGATGAGTTTGTTTGACGCCAATTTTAAACCTTTGCAAGTAACTCAAACTGACGCACAAGGACGGTACAGTTTCCCAGTTGATTGTGGTAAAACATATTACATAAGAGCCGAGAAAGACGATTATCAAACTAAAGAAGGATCGGTTAAAACCAAAGTGTATAGCAGTAATAAAGATTATGCTGTGGCTTTGGAAAAACGTGTTAAAACTGTTGGGGTGGGCACAGATTTGGCCAAAACACTAGATATACCAATTATTTATTTTGATTTGGACAAGTCATATATTCGAAAAGATGCTTCTTTTGAGTTGGCCAAAGTATTGGTGGTGATGCAACAGTATCCTGAACTGAAAATCGAAGTTCGTTCGCATACAGATAGTCGTCAAAGCGCAAAATACAATGAAAAATTATCTGATAAAAGAGCCAAAGCCACTGTACAATGGCTGATTGAAAACGGTATAGATTCCACAAGATTGGTTGGCAAAGGATATGGAGAATCACAATTGGTAAACCAATGTTCAGATGGAGTAAAATGCACCGAAGAAGAACATCAAGCAAATAGACGAAGTGAATTTATTATTGTTTCGATGAAGTAG